One part of the Mya arenaria isolate MELC-2E11 chromosome 3, ASM2691426v1 genome encodes these proteins:
- the LOC128228765 gene encoding location of vulva defective 1-like, translating to MGTCLSFKTSGVKVELGAGDGTFYVSLQKYENQALIDCCKNETRPEECVCSLSFGVVVTGLNSSSAGKEWRSPAALTPSDATVIDHEDQFPNPLSYNFTRWECDVNVTVKVYKGSNSSDVVDEFMVTYTDSFPRVWFMNQTITTNNSASATFITRYMCGKGHENVGDCVDSNLTDTCQTPSSTVTYFPDTVTTEETTVTTETTAPTTTTMQDTTTEIVDSTTTEDPTTSTTTTTSTTTSMRPSTTTTVTPTSMTTSTPTPAKTATPTQTAAKTTPKGMTRDPTDGTSQIDDNNAAYWPAIVGGILGAVAVFAATGFICYFNRQKKLQKRQEIYNVNPKVLRNFEEFTENGTSGRADLPMETEQH from the exons ATGGGCACATGTCTGTCCTTCAAAACGAGTGGTGTGAAG GTGGAGCTCGGAGCAGGAGATGGGACATTTTACGTTAGCCTGCAAAAGTATGAGAATCAAGCACTCATTGACTGCTGTAAAAATGAAACACGGCCTGAGGAATGTGTGTGTTCGCTCTCGTTTGGGGTTGTAGTGACGGGCCTCAACTC GTCATCTGCGGGTAAGGAATGGCGTTCACCAGCTGCGTTAACACCGTCCGATGCCACTGTAATCGACCATGAGGATCAATTCCCCAACCCTTTAAGCTACAACTTCACAAGATGGGAG TGTGACGTTAACGTGACGGTTAAGGTGTACAAGGGGAGTAACTCCAGTGACGTTGTGGACGAATTTATGGTGACATATACGGATTCCTTTCCCCGTGTTTGGTTCATGAACCAGACAATTACAACTAACAATAGCGCCTC AGCCACGTTTATAACGCGGTACATGTGCGGAAAAGGACACGAGAATGTTGGCGACTGTGTCGACAGTAACCTGACCGACACTTGTCAGACCCCGTCCTCAACGGTAACGTACTTTCCCGACACGGTCACGACAGAGGAGACCACAGTTACCACAGAGACAACAGCTCCAACGACCACAACGATGCAAGATACAACAACTGAAATAGTGGATTCGACTACGACCGAGGATCCTACCacgtcaacaacaacaacaacatcaacaacaacaagcaTGCGTCCTTCTACGACAACAACGGTAACACCAACCAGCATGACCACGTCTACACCCACTCCAGCGAAAAc TGCCACACCCACACAAACAGCTGCGAAAACGACACCCAAAGGCATGACGCGGGATCCCACTGACGGCACTAGTCAGATCGATGACAACAACGCCGCCTACTGGCCGGCCATCGTCGGCGGTATTCTTGGAGCCGTGGCGGTGTTCGCCGCTACCGGATTTATATGTTACTTTAACCGGCAAAA GAAACTACAGAAGAGACAAGAAATTTACAACGTCAATCCGAAGGTGTTGAGAAATTTTGAAGAATTCACAGAAAATGGAACTTCCGGAAGAGCAGACCTTCCAATGGAAACAGAACAACATTAA
- the LOC128228777 gene encoding homeobox protein Meis3-like yields the protein MVLKDFKMADRYDEVLPPPTYDTAGPLMGSLMSLAPPHSTSGFTTDSLDAMLDSQLASLSNAGPLPVSSLISHYAPMGGPASFSGTHSHLSDTDQAKEALYGHPLFPLLALIFEKCELATCARKVAGDPICSSESFNEDLAMFSKQFVERNGGSIFTNDQEVDNIVIQAIQNFRFHLLELEKVHELCDNFCERYITCLKGKMPNDLNVDAQGDDDDASSKVSNSAFDPADYDSGSDQRPSSTGSNQFLDLEDAASIRSGETPVGTQFGSAGGVGEAVVSGNYVVNEPALPAPTVTEPAVVKKETKAPAKRGIKREREESVETNGSDESNQDSGEAAGSGGKAAGKGGKRQKKRGIFSKTATNILRAWLFQHLQHPYPSEDQKKQLGAETGLTILQVNNWFINARRRIVQPMIDQTNRNGPGAHSHPGFYADTTSPIDNHQLAQPSVSHRLPNPMTGSLPTGVMSNGLSSQYGGLHSNVSHMHGGYTNSLTGSMGGDPYDPLKPAYPTPTYMDNSVSRYNSMMGGMGMPCYTGSSDMYAASSLSTPAYYNIPPTEL from the coding sequence TGATGTCTCTCGCACCGCCTCATAGCACTTCCGGTTTCACCACAGACTCCCTCGATGCCATGTTGGATTCGCAGCTTGCGTCGCTAAGTAACGCTGGGCCCCTTCCGGTGTCGAGCTTGATCTCACACTATGCGCCCATGGGCGGGCCTGCAAGCTTCTCAGGTACGCACAGCCACTTGTCTGACACTGATCAGGCCAAGGAGGCGCTTTACGGACACCCGCTGTTTCCGCTTTTGGCTTTAATTTTCGAGAAATGTGAGCTGGCAACTTGTGCAAGAAAAGTGGCCGGTGATCCTATTTGTTCTTCAGAGTCGTTTAATGAAGATCTAGCAATGTTCAGTAAGCAGTTTGTTGAAAGAAACGGTGGTTCAATATTTACGAACGATCAAGAAGTTGACAATATAGTTATTCAAGCCATACAGAACTTCAGATTTCATTTGCTAGAATTGGAAAAAGTACATGAACTGTGCGATAATTTTTGTGAACGCTACATAACGTgtttaaaaggaaaaatgccAAATGATCTTAACGTTGATGCTCAgggagatgatgatgatgcttctTCTAAAGTTTCAAACAGTGCTTTTGATCCTGCAGATTACGATAGCGGCTCTGACCAGCGACCCTCCTCCACCGGCTCAAACCAGTTCCTGGACCTCGAGGATGCCGCTTCCATTCGTTCTGGTGAGACTCCTGTGGGAACGCAGTTTGGGAGCGCCGGTGGAGTTGGAGAGGCGGTCGTCAGCGGCAATTATGTTGTAAATGAACCGGCGCTGCCGGCGCCGACGGTCACAGAGCCCGCTGTAGTCAAAAAAGAGACAAAAGCGCCAGCGAAGCGTGGTATAAAACGTGAACGCGAGGAAAGTGTGGAAACTAATGGCTCTGATGAGAGTAATCAGGACAGTGGTGAGGCTGCCGGAAGTGGCGGCAAGGCCGCGGGTAAGGGCGGTAAGCGCCAAAAGAAAAGaggaatattttcaaaaactgcTACAAATATTCTCCGAGCGTGGTTGTTTCAACATTTACAGCATCCATATCCATCAGAGGACCAGAAAAAGCAATTGGGCGCTGAGACTGGACTTACAATTCTACAAGTTAATAACTGGTTCATTAATGCCAGAAGGCGTATTGTTCAACCTATGATAGATCAGACAAACAGGAACGGACCAGGCGCCCACTCACATCCGGGATTCTATGCGGACACCACGTCGCCAATCGACAATCACCAGCTGGCGCAGCCGAGCGTCTCCCACCGCCTACCCAATCCGATGACCGGCAGTCTCCCAACCGGTGTCATGAGCAACGGTCTCTCGAGTCAATATGGCGGTCTCCATAGCAATGTGTCGCATATGCATGGGGGTTACACGAACAGCCTAACCGGAAGTATGGGCGGTGACCCCTACGATCCCCTGAAGCCCGCCTACCCTACGCCGACGTACATGGACAATTCTGTTTCAAGGTATAACTCGATGATGGGCGGCATGGGGATGCCCTGTTACACCGGAAGTAGCGACATGTATGCTGCCTCCTCATTATCAACACCTGCTTACTACAACATTCCGCCAACGGAGCTTTAA